Proteins co-encoded in one Brassica rapa cultivar Chiifu-401-42 chromosome A02, CAAS_Brap_v3.01, whole genome shotgun sequence genomic window:
- the LOC103852818 gene encoding inorganic pyrophosphatase 1 — MAYNSNNKNNIVVVFDFDKTIIDVDSDNWVVDGLGFTDLFNQLLPTMPWNSLMDRMMKDIHDQGKTIEEIKEVLKTIPIHPRVVPAIKSAHALGCELRIVSDANMFFIETIVEHLGISEYFSEINSNPGFVDEHDTLRISPYHDFTNSSHGCSHRTCPPNMCKGLIIERIQESLAKEGKKKMVYLGDGAGDYCPSLKLKAEDYAMPRKNFPVWDLISQNPMLVKAAIREWTDGESLERILLGTIEEILLEEENEKKMLTSAENNCKMQTISVGINVHHEPIMPRALRVSQSG, encoded by the exons ATGGCTTACAATAGCAATAACAAGAACAACATTGTCGTTGTGTTCGACTTCGACAAGACAATCATCGACGTTGATAGCGACAATTGGGTGGTCGATGGACTTGGCTTCACTGATTTGTTCAATCAACTCCTCCCTACCATGCCTTGGAACTCACTCATG GACCGTATGATGAAGGATATTCATGATCAAGGCAAAACCATTGAAGAGATCAAAGAAGTTCTCAAAACAATCCCTATCCACCCACGAGTCGTCCCTGCCATCAAATCTGCACATGCTTTAGG GTGTGAGCTTAGGATAGTGAGCGACGCCAACATGTTCTTCATCGAAACCATCGTTGAGCATCTCGGGATTAGTGAATACTTCTCTGAGATCAACTCGAACCCAGGGTTCGTCGATGAGCATGACACGTTGAGAATTTCTCCTTACCATGATTTCACCAACTCGTCCCATGGTTGCTCTCATCGCACGTGCCCTCCTAACATGTGCAAG gGCTTGATCATTGAGAGGATTCAAGAATCTCTAGCTAAAgaagggaagaagaagatggtctATTTAGGAGATGGAGCTGGTGATTACTGTCCAAGTTTAAAGCTAAAAGCTGAAGATTACGCGATGCCCCGTAAGAATTTCCCGGTTTGGGATCTGATTAGTCAAAATCCTATGCTGGTTAAAGCAGCGATCAGAGAATGGACTGATGGTGAAAGCTTGGAGAGGATATTGCTGGGAACCATCGAGGAGATTCTATTGGAGGAAGAGAACGAGAAGAAGATGTTGACTAGTGCGGAGAATAACTGCAAGATGCAGACCATCTCTGTCGGGATTAATGTTCATCATGAGCCAATAATGCCCCGTGCTCTTCGAGTTTCTCAGTCTGGTTAA